The genomic stretch GAAGGTATCCGTGAAGTGGGTCTCGGTGCGGCCGTTAAAGTAGGCGATTGCCTTAATCATGTTGGCGAGGCGCATCCACCTGCGGATCGAAATGTAGATGTTGTTCTTGTCGATGATATCCGCGATGTTGGCGATGACTTCCAGGGTGTCCTTGGACAAGGTGACGGACTTGATTTCGGAGTTCCAGAACTGGACTTCTTCCTTGGTGACGGTCAACTCTTCGGGAATAAGCATGTCGGTCATGGCGGACTGGTTCTGCAGAATCTCGCAGAGCGCAGACGGCGACAGGCTTTCGGGAATGGCCAGGATCAGGGTGATGTTGTCGGAAATGTCAGCCTTGTGGAGGATTGTCTCGGGGCGCTGATCATGGGTGATGATCAGGGGAGAGTTTCCCTTTTCGCGGAGTGCGCGCTTCAGGTTTTCCCTGACGTTTTCGTCGGTAGGATCGACGTCCTTGAAGATGAGAACATCGAAGGCCTCCAGCTTGTTGGGAAAGTTTTCCTGACGGCTGTTGACCTTGAGTACCTTGGCGTTGGAGAACGCGGCGGCGATTCGGTTGACAAGAACGGACCTGCCCGAACCGGAACGGCCGAAGACATAGAATGCTTCGCCTGTGATGGCTGCAAGGAAACCGATCTGAATCAGGAATTCTCTTTCGGGAATGCCCTTGTTCAAAGCCTGCAGCAAATCATAAATACGATTGTTCATTTATTTCCCATCCTAGTTTGCGGGCTGTTCCTTCTAACGCCAGTCCGTTACGACGATAATATAAAAACTGCAAAGTTTTTATAGAACGGATTTCAACAAAAGCGCTTGTTTTTCGGGGACCATTTTAACCTGTTGGCGAGTGACGAAAATTCGTTTGTCCATAAGGATGTCTGGAGCGAGGCGGGCCGCGTCCTTCTGGGTGATGACGAAGTTTGCCTGGGGGTGGCGGGTCATTGCCTGGGCCAGCTGCTTTGCAAAATCCCTGTCGTGGTCCGGGCGAAGGATCGTTTCCTGGAACGTAAGGCCAAGGGCTGTGACGCTCTGGACGACACGCTCCGGGTGGGCAAGCCCACAGAGGAGGACAAAGGGGATGTGGTGGGGATAGGCGCCGCCGTCGAGGTTCGCCATAGTCGGGCTGTCTGCAACTTGTTTTGTGGCGGACTGCGTTTCCGAGGTTTGTTTCGTTGCGGGTTCGCCCAGATAGTTCGTGATGGAATCGATGGGGAAGGAAATGTCGGCTGCGGGGCCGAGACAGTTCAGTCGGATTGTCTTTGCGGGATCGGTACGGTGATTCTGTTCCAGGCTGCGGGCGTCTCCGGCGGGAATGAGGTCGCGGATGTGTCGGGGCGCGGGGCCCCACTCAAGCAGGATGGTCAGGTCTGGACGCAGGCGGCTGTCCTCGAATCCGTCGTCGCAGATGATAACATCGGGCGGTTCCCCGCGGTTTATATCGTCTGGCGCTCCGCGGTTCGTATCGTCGGGCATGCTTCTGCGAAATTCGTCGCACTCTCTGCGGTTCATATCGCCGGGCATGCCGCGGTCATCAAGTTCGCGGGCTGTCCGGTAGCGGTTCCGTGTGGAGAGTACCTGCACGCTACCGCCGGATGTTTCCTTTCCATCGCGAACTTTTTTCGTCTGGCAGTTGCCGGACGTATTCATCCCGCTGTCGGCATCTTTCGTCGGGCGGTTACCTCCGTCACTGTCTTTCGTCAAACCGCCGGATGCAGCCAACTCCTGCCGTAACATCTGGACTTCGTCGTAGGCGTACTCATGGCAGAGTACCGCGACCCGCTTCCCGCTAGATGCAAGTTCCCGCGCAAGCCAGAGGGCCAGAGGCGTCTTGCCGGCGCCACCGCCGCGGTAGCTTCCGATTACAATCAGCTTGGAATTCTTCAGCGGGCGCCCCGGCCTGAGGAACAGAGCATGATGTAACGAATAAGCCGCCCGGTAGCAGGCCGCAAGGATTTTTCTAAATGAAAAATGGAATTTGATCAT from Fibrobacter sp. encodes the following:
- a CDS encoding tetraacyldisaccharide 4'-kinase; this encodes MIKFHFSFRKILAACYRAAYSLHHALFLRPGRPLKNSKLIVIGSYRGGGAGKTPLALWLARELASSGKRVAVLCHEYAYDEVQMLRQELAASGGLTKDSDGGNRPTKDADSGMNTSGNCQTKKVRDGKETSGGSVQVLSTRNRYRTARELDDRGMPGDMNRRECDEFRRSMPDDTNRGAPDDINRGEPPDVIICDDGFEDSRLRPDLTILLEWGPAPRHIRDLIPAGDARSLEQNHRTDPAKTIRLNCLGPAADISFPIDSITNYLGEPATKQTSETQSATKQVADSPTMANLDGGAYPHHIPFVLLCGLAHPERVVQSVTALGLTFQETILRPDHDRDFAKQLAQAMTRHPQANFVITQKDAARLAPDILMDKRIFVTRQQVKMVPEKQALLLKSVL